A stretch of Penaeus vannamei isolate JL-2024 chromosome 18, ASM4276789v1, whole genome shotgun sequence DNA encodes these proteins:
- the LOC138864837 gene encoding proteoglycan 4-like, with protein MLRLVENSVCKRTTSNKELNLQHAIAEAQPKSWRTPRPQDTTTPGHHDPETPRPQDTRPRDTTTPGHHDPETPRPQDTTTPEHHDPRTTRPQDNTTQDTTTPGHHDPKTPRPQDTTTPGHHDLQTPRPQDTMTPGHHDPRTPRPPDTTTPRHHDPRTPRPQDTTPRPQDTTTPRHHDPRTHDPETPRPQDTTTPRHHDPRTSRPQNTTTPGQHDPRTTQPRTPRPQDTTTPRHHGHHDPRTPRPQDTTTPRHHDSRTPRPQDTTTPGHHDPKTPRPQDTTTPRHHDPRTPRPRDTTTPGHHDPRTPRLQDTTTPGHHDPRTPRPQDTTTPRHHDPRTHDPETPRPQDTTTPGHHDSRTP; from the exons ATGCTCCGCCTGGTAGAAAATTCAGTCTGCAAACGAACGACGAGTAACAAAGAGTTGAATTTGCAACATGCCATTGCAGAGGCTCAACCGAAGTCCTGGAG gacaccacgaccccaggacaccacgaccccaggacaccacgaccccgagacaccacgaccccaggacacacGACCCCgagacaccacgaccccaggacaccacgaccccgagacaccacgaccccaggacaccacgaccccagaacaccacgaccccaggacaacACGACCCCAGGACAACACaacccaggacaccacgaccccaggacaccacgaccccaagACACCACggccccaggacaccacgaccccaggacaccacgacctcCAGACACCACGACCCCAAGACACCatgaccccaggacaccacgaccccaggacaccacgacctcCAGACACCACGACCCCAAGACACCatgaccccaggacaccacgaccccaggacacc acaccacgaccccaggacaccacgaccccgagacaccacgaccccaggacacacGACCCCgagacaccacgaccccaggacaccacgaccccgagacaccacgaccccaggacatcACGACCCCAgaacaccacgaccccaggacaacACGACCCCAGGACAACACaacccaggacaccacgaccccaggacaccacgaccccaagACACCACg gacaccacgaccccaggacaccacgaccccaggacaccacgaccccaagACACCACGActccaggacaccacgaccccaagacaccacgaccccaggacaccacgaccccaagacaccacgaccccaggacactaCGACCCCaagacaccacgaccccaggacaccacgaccccgagacaccacgaccccaggacaccacgaccccaggacaccacgactcCAGGACACCACGACTCCAGGACACCatgaccccaggacaccacgaccccaggacaccacgaccccgagacaccacgaccccaggacacacGACCCCgagacaccacgaccccaggacaccacgaccccaggacaccacgactcCAGGACACCatga